The Phaeodactylum tricornutum CCAP 1055/1 chromosome 8, whole genome shotgun sequence genome has a window encoding:
- a CDS encoding predicted protein translates to MATSVGARLVWGHAKLTVLATAAAMSPKLRVASCDAGQSPTPPTRSINNAVLRKKMTSIGHFSMISETAFNPSIVTFFIKLSGPPMTLPDFAKLWQTREMDQRHERFHQAVSETHPGHFEAIPLEPEQDPVSRHLSDTIFPSSRQDLQARIQTTQTSRWNLSNELWHIYIASSLEKRESLLLFRGHHALADGASMGAALMDLSDEAAILQSQIRTLLDARKIKARARTWWQKVFRSLGQLWWLFSGSIRAVCYQGELLLWAWWNPSPWKQIEAASNSSNVATQDEADVPLRNISMTTAAPVDQVKWVAQMLSQDSGRKITVNDVFCSCVTAALAKQFQYHRQRMLILAEVAGDKSTQPLPPIERFHVTIPVHLRGGIVLPGESVGNRLGAFTARLPGEIDHAITLTATERLRTVHDELAFIKSTPAALVSHLLAKVLSTASRVLPSTWTSAAFAASSANSSCVVTNTRGPPQPVHMAGRKVEAIQGFIPLPPGIPIGVVVSSYASDLGLTVTAEAWAVPNADLFLQWVLEEYLELVRAAKAKSEILERQQPYAVAQE, encoded by the exons ATGGCAACCTCCGTTGGAGCTCGTTTAGTTTGGGGGCACGCCAAGTTGACAGTCttggcaacggcggcggctATGAGTCCGAAATTGCGCGTGGCATCCTGCGACGCCGGGCAGTCTCCAACACCACCAACGCGCTCCATCAACAACGCTGTGTTGCGAAAAAAG ATGACTTCGATCGGCCATTTTTCCATGATTTCCGAGACAGCCTTCAATCCTTCCATCGTTACTTTCTTTATCAAACTAAGCGGTCCGCCCATGACCCTTCCCGATTTTGCCAAACTCTGGCAAACGCGGGAAATGGACCAGCGCCACGAGCGCTTTCATCAGGCTGTTTCCGAGACGCACCCGGGACACTTTGAAGCCATTCCACTCGAGCCGGAACAGGATCCGGTCTCGAGGCACCTATCCGATACAATTTTCCCTTCGTCTCGCCAAGACTTGCAGGCCCGTATACAAACGACCCAAACGTCTCGTTGGAATTTGTCCAACGAACTTTGGCATATTTATATAGCCAGTTCCTTGGAAAAACGCGAatcgcttttgctttttcgtGGACACCACGCCTTGGCAGACGGAGCCAGTATGGGTGCCGCCCTGATGGATTTGAGCGACGAAGCTGCCATCTTACAATCACAGATACGAACGCTCTTAGACGCACGTAAGATCAAAGCCCGCGCCCGGACCTGGTGGCAAAAAGTATTCCGGAGTCTGGGACAGCTCTGGTGGCTCTTCAGCGGATCCATTCGTGCGGTTTGCTATCAAGGCGAATTATTGCTGTGGGCGTGGTGGAATCCGAGTCCGTGGAAGCAAATTGAAGCCGCATCCAATTCGTCAAATGTCGCTACCCAAGATGAAGCGGATGTTCCTCTTCGCAACATATCCATGACAACCGCCGCTCCGGTTGATCAAGTCAAATGGGTTGCTCAGATGCTCAGTCAAGATTCAGGGCGCAAAATTACCGTCAACGATGTCTTTTGCTCCTGTGTGACTGCAGCTTTAGCGAAACAGTTTCAGTATCATCGACAGCGCATGCTTATTCTTGCCGAAGTTGCTGGGGACAAAAGCACACAGCCTTTGCCTCCCATTGAGCGTTTCCACGTGACAATCCCGGTCCATTTGCGAGGTGGAATTGTGTTGCCGGGTGAGTCGGTAGGCAATCGGTTGGGTGCTTTCACTGCACGCTTACCAGGAGAAATCGACCATGCAATTACACTGACAGCTACTGAGCGCCTTCGTACCGTCCACGATGAATTAGCGTTCATCAAGAGCACGCCGGCAGCACTAGTCAGCCACCTACTAGCCAAAGTGCTCAGTACAGCCTCTCGTGTGCTCCCCTCTACTTGGACATCGGCCGCGTTTGCCGCGTCGAGCGCCAACTCCAGTTGCGTCGTGACCAATACGCGAGGTCCGCCCCAACCTGTTCACATGGCTGGACGTAAGGTAGAAGCCATACAAGGGTTCATTCCGTTGCCACCCGGAATACCGATCGGTGTCGTGGTGAGCTCGTACGCCAGCGATTTGGGATTGACCGTGACAGCCGAAGCGTGGGCTGTCCCCAATGCAGACCTATTTCTGCAGTGGGTCTTGGAAGAGTATCTCGAGTTGGTACGAGCAGCCAAAGCTAAATCAGAAATACTTGAGCGTCAGCAACCATACGCAGTAGCTCAAGAATAG
- a CDS encoding predicted protein, whose product MSTPSRPTESSPRTPSSHRFRSSSFRTTPPPPSSSSSVPSRTTPRRLTPFRPRYVDPHTHVVYDTITCIVREGWLTKQSLWVQKWRRRYFVLRDDKLFFAMNETCKPHGMIDLARCTNVIRYRHPDDSTNSTNSNSTILTTRNHASSRHNHDNDDDGSTAASLHSARSSWTNPSTSSSPARATPRHTPPRTHGQTSQRYEFEIQCGNLPELRYRLYADSHLAREAWLYWLRQKTPTGTRPDRRGNDHVAVALRHSIVRIQALWRARVALRWWQRQRQAVRSLQHVWRTRTRSSPASVKVPVESWDSTGLPSPHHSTTSSSSSSSATTPCSVGPSDATFDPMDANVRSRTTPQQPTGSEPVPALETISRRRLFVDDNNNNNNSAFQPRQPVTISTQVPQPPLPVGGVMVVTPPNDQEALWTSRGNATVVTSTAKRPTTEESPLPIGTTPRTAREATASTAVATTATVHQGPVVDELDETSSRDDDDEEWEKVCSEEAALPAPPVDQYSSARVLVWLVLLLIWVGYWPPVRSRVRYWKATAWSNLVWEVPNPGSIVVESPFPAISADSPFVSEGTERDSRDSPTKHEAEAGARYDDDRMKSENFVASDTHEPVGENGPISSKTSSEHLQPIDGEQSFNGDRYVDEPVWDISIKEDAAWDTRETSDNNEWDQTKTYGGKTREKEGKEHPDEDLDGHVDEPASSESTEDPTQWDSREPFLDSEWDQFESHGSVAFEKTDEGHPGENLNTHVHISVSDESMEGAIERATHYRLHESEWGQYESRVPIAVEKPGADHSDEVFERHVDEPTSDENTKETFAREGPDTLDDSEWAQPETYSSTAVENIDDHSREDVDEPALDDSAEEATEWDARETLSNGELDEHESQGSRAVENTGDIPGAEFDRHVDDFSTDQSVEDSNKQEGHDTLDDNEGGQLETSGSSLSKKAGGNHSGEDLDSGVDEAASDKSAEESTGREGHDAFGNRKLDQLESVGSMTGEKIDGENPDEDLDRHTGESASEDSCEREDHDTLGDSKIDPPESLVSVTSEKAGGDNPGEDLDSHADEAASEESAEETVEWDAHDTLDDSELDPHESHDLMVNGMKREEYNEDSQKMETSDDGAPDGEDRYAAEPVSKLLYEGVQPGLHHIFDLDANDHQKDVNLTPPVLRAVDASDIIFDGGETKGASETVESISKHEPMAAKDKNEKPHGLDEESETEEDTNGESKAFTQKNGLDSKVLDLLEASKVTAASVADRLQSEMAKRGVTALPPANTMKQETGKEIVERLEIRIRRYLHETRHIGT is encoded by the coding sequence ATGTCGACCCCTTCCCGTCCGACAGAGTCGTCACCACGGACACCGTCATCACACCGGTTtcggtcgtcgtcgtttcgtaccacaccaccaccaccatcatCATCCTCCTCCGTCCCGTCCCGCACAACACCGCGTCGGTTGACGCCCTTCCGACCCCGCTACGTGGATCCCCACACGCACGTCGTGTACGATACCATCACGTGTATCGTACGGGAAGGATGGCTCACCAAGCAAAGCTTGTGGGTACAGAAATGGCGACGACGTTACTTTGTCCTCCGCGACGACAAACTCTTTTTTGCCATGAACGAAACCTGTAAACCACACGGAATGATCGATCTCGCCCGTTGTACCAACGTGATTCGCTACCGTCACCCCGacgacagcaccaacagTACCAACAGCAATAGTACTATCCTTACTACCCGCAACCACGCAAGCAGTCGCCACAATCACgacaatgatgatgatgGCAGTACCGCCGCATCTTTACATTCGGCCCGGTCTTCCTGGACGAATCCCtcgacttcgtcgtcaccaGCGCGAGCGACTCCACGCCACACTCCCCCCCGGACTCACGGTCAAACATCCCAACGCTACGAATTCGAAATACAGTGTGGCAATCTACCCGAACTCCGCTACCGACTCTACGCCGATTCCCATTTGGCGCGGGAAGCCTGGTTGTACTGGTTGCGCCAGAAAACTCCCACCGGAACCCGACCCGATCGACGCGGAAACGATCACGTTGCCGTGGCCTTGCGGCACAGTATCGTCCGTATCCAAGCGCTCTGGCGAGCCCGAGTGGCGTTACGGTGGTGgcaacgccaacggcaaGCCGTACGGTCTCTTCAACACGTCTGGCGGACGAGAACCCGGTCGTCGCCGGCCTCCGTGAAAGTGCCGGTGGAATCGTGGGACTCCACCGGTCTCCCGTCCCCCCACCACTCGACgacatcttcgtcgtcctcgtcctccgCGACGACGCCATGTTCCGTGGGTCCTTCCGACGCCACGTTTGATCCCATGGACGCAAACGTTCGGTCCCGGACGACCCCGCAACAGCCCACCGGTTCCGAACCCGTCCCGGCTCTGGAGACAATATCTCGACGCCGTTTGTtcgtggacgacaacaacaacaacaacaacagcgcGTTCCAACCAAGACAACCGGTCACCATCTCCACCCAAGTTCCCCAACCACCGCTGCCCGTGGGCGGCGTCATGGTCGTGACCCCACCAAACGACCAAGAGGCTCTCTGGACGTCGCGAGGAAACGCCACCGTCGTCACGAGCACCGCTAAGCGGCCCACAACAGAAGAGTCTCCTTTACCAATCGGAACGACACCGCGGACTGCAAGGGAAGCGACAGCTTCCACAGCAGTAGCAACAACAGCGACAGTCCACCAAGGCCCGGTCGTGGACGAGCTTGACGAAACCTCGAGtcgggacgacgacgacgaggaatgGGAAAAGGTATGTTCGGAGGAAGCCGCACTACCCGCTCCACCGGTGGATCAGTATTCCAGTGCGCGCGTACTAGTATGGCTCGTCCTTCTACTCATTTGGGTCGGGTACTGGCCACCCGTGCGGTCACGAGTCCGATACTGGAAGGCCACGGCTTGGTCGAATTTGGTTTGGGAAGTTCCCAATCCCGGGTCAATCGTGGTGGAATCTCCATTCCCCGCAATTTCGGCCGATTCCCCATTTGTTAGCGAAGGAACAGAAAGAGACAGCCGAGATAGCCCTACCAAACACGAAGCAGAAGCAGGTGCTCgttacgacgacgatcgCATGAAAAGTGAAAATTTCGTGGCGTCGGATACACACGAGCCTGTGGGAGAAAACGGTCCAATAAGTTCCAAAACATCATCCGAACATCTGCAGCCAATAGACGGTGAGCAATCGTTTAATGGCGACCGATACGTTGACGAGCCAGTATGGGACATAAGCATAAAAGAAGATGCCGCGTGGGACACTCGCGAAACGTCCGACAACAACGAGTGGGACCAAACCAAGACCTACGGCGGTAAAACTAGGGAGAAAGAAGGCAAGGAACACCCAGATGAGGATCTCGACGGTCACGTAGACGAGCCAGCGTCTAGCGAAAGCACAGAAGATCCTACCCAGTGGGACTCCCGTGAGCCTttccttgacagtgagtgggACCAATTTGAATCGCACGGCTCAGTAGCTTTCGAAAAAACAGACGAAGGTCATCCGGGAGAGAATCTCAATACGCACGTACACATATCTGTGTCGGATGAAAGCATGGAAGGGGCTATCGAACGGGCCACTCACTATAGACTCCACGAGAGCGAGTGGGGTCAATACGAATCGCGCGTGCCAATAGCTGTCGAAAAGCCAGGTGCGGATCATTCAGACGAAGTTTTCGAAAGGCATGTAGACGAACCAACGTCCGACGAAAACACGAAAGAGACTTTCGCGCGGGAAGGCCCCGATACACTCGACGACAGCGAGTGGGCCCAACCCGAAACGTACAGCTCAACAGCTGTCGAGAACATAGATGATCATTCAAGAGAAGATGTAGACGAGCCAGCCTTGGACGACAGCGCAGAAGAGGCTACCGAATGGGACGCCCGCGAAACTCTCAGTAACGGCGAGTTGGACGAGCACGAATCGCAAGGCTCAAGAGCTGTCGAAAATACAGGTGATATTCCGGGCGCGGAGTTCGATAGGCATGTAGACGACTTTTCTACCGACCAAAGCGTAGAAGactccaacaagcaggaaGGCCATGATACACtcgacgacaacgagggGGGCCAGCTTGAGACGAGCGGCTCGAGCCTTAGCAAGAAAGCAGGTGGAAATCATTCTGGGGAGGATCTTGATAGTGGCGTCGACGAGGCCGCGTCCGATAAAAGCGCAGAAGAGTCGACTGGAAGGGAAGGCCACGATGCATTTGGCAATAGAAAGTTGGACCAGCTTGAATCGGTTGGCTCAATGACTGGCGAGAAAATAGATGGAGAAAATCCAGACGAGGATCTTGACAGGCACACAGGGGAGTCAGCGTCAGAAGATTCTTGCGAGCGGGAAGACCACGATACTCTCGGTGACAGCAAGATAGACCCACCCGAATCGCTCGTCTCGGTCACTAGCGAGAAAGCAGGTGGAGATAATCCTGGCGAGGACCTCGATAGCCACGCTGACGAGGCAGCGTCGGAGGAAAGCGCTGAAGAGACCGTCGAGTGGGACGCCCACGACACGCTTGATGACAGCGAGCTGGACCCACATGAATCGCACGACTTGATGGTCAATGGGATGAAGCGAGAGGAGTACAATGAAGATTCTCAAAAAATGGAAACCAGTGATGATGGTGCGCCGGATGGCGAAGATAGGTATGCTGCAGAGCCTGTCAGTAAACTGCTATACGAGGGCGTTCAGCCAGGGTTACATCACATATTTGACTTAGACGCCAACGACCACCAAAAGGACGTCAACCTTACTCCACCAGTACTTAGAGCAGTCGATGCTAGCGACATAATATTCGACGGCGGAGAGACGAAAGGGGCTTCAGAGACCGTGGAATCTATTTCCAAACACGAGCCAATGGCAGCAAAGGACAAAAACGAGAAACCACACGGATTGGACGAGGAATCGGAAACTGAAGAAGATACCAATGGAGAGAGTAAAGCTTTCACACAAAAGAATGGTCTTGATTCCAAAGTTCTAGATCTGTTAGAGGCATCCAAGGTGACTGCTGCGTCCGTCGCGGACCGTCTGCAGTCTGAAATGGCTAAAAGGGGGGTCACGGCTCTTCCACCGGCCAATACTATGAAACAGGAAACCGGAAAAGAAATCGTCGAGCGACTTGAAATCAGAATACGTCGCTATCTTCACGAAACAAGACACATAGGAACATAG